The Quercus robur chromosome 3, dhQueRobu3.1, whole genome shotgun sequence DNA segment tggtaaattgCTCTAAGGGAAGCATGTTTATCGAGTGTATTGATGCGTCTTCATATATGAAGACCGGAGAAAGGATGTTTCAACTACTTGATAACATGGTGGAGAAAATTGGAGAAGACAAAGTTGTACAAGTTATAACTGATAATGACTCAAGTTATGTGATGGCAGGTAAGAAGTTATATATAGAACTATATATCTTAATCTCATGAAATTAGAAAATagtattcatattttatttttatttttttcttaattgttaCTAATTGTCATACttatatttttacattattAGGACGATTATTGGAGGCAAAAAGACCTCATTTGTATTGGACCCCATGTGCTGCCCATTGTTTGGATTTGATGTTGGAAGACATTGCAAAGCTTCCTACAATCATGAGAACAATAAAAAGGGCAATTGAGCTTACTGGGTATATATATAATCGTACTGGTCTCATAAACATGATGAGACAGTTTACAGGGCAAAGGAACTTGCTTAGGCCCGCTAAAACTCGATTTGCTACATCCTTTCTCACATTATCAAGTATACATAAGCAAAAGGAAAGCTTGAGAAAGATGTTTACTTCAGAGGATTGGACCCGTAGTAAGTGGGCAAAGGAGCTAACGGGAAAAAGGGTGGCTCAAACAATTCTAATGGCTACATTTTGGAACACTGTTGTCTATAGCCTTAAAGTGTCAGGTCCTATTGTTCGTGTGCTTCGATTGGTTGATGGAGAGAAAAGGCCTGCCATGGGATACATTTATGAGGCTATGGATCGAGTTAAAGAAGCAATTGAAAAATCTTTTAATGGAAGGGAAGAAAGATACAAAGAAATCTTTGAAATAATAGATCGAAGGTGGGATTGTCAACTCCACCGGCCTTTGCATGCGGCTGGCTATTTCTTGAATCcagaatttttttatgataatcGCTCTGAAATTGAGCGAGATGAAGAGGTGATGGCTGGCCTATACAAATGCATACAAAGGTTGGTTCCAAACATTAATCAACAAGATAAGATTCTTGAAGAGTTGACATCATATAAGAGAGAAGAGGGTCTCTTTGGGTTGGAAATGGCTAAGaggcaaagaaagaaaaaggcacCAGGTATTTGCTTTGTTAGCTTTTGCCTTTTGTTAGTTGTTACTTATTAGTTTGCCCATTTTattaaatggaaaaattatTTAGTTCTTATAAAGTTTGAGTTAAGGGTTAAGATTTAAGAGTTAagaccattttttattttccttaacaGCTGATTGGTGGTCTGCTTATGGAGCTTCAACTCCAAGTTTACAGCAATTTGCTGTAAAAGTTCTTAGCCTAACTTGTAGTTCATCAGGGTGCGAGCGGAATTGGAGTATGTTTGAACATGTGAGTGACTAAAAAGTTAGGGActtaattgtgaaatttatttcaTGATTTAATTATCATGATATCGTCATTTATGCATATTAATATATGGCTATATGGATTGTGTAGGTGCAtagcaagaaaagaaataggttagCACAATCCCGGATGAATGATTTGGTATATATCAAGTACAATAGAGCCTTGAAGCGAAGATATAATTTGCGTGACACAATTGATCCAATCTCCTTGAAAGATGTAGATGATAGCAATGAGTGGTTGATTGGAAGAGTAGAAGAGGATGAAGTAGAAGAATTTGCTGAAGATGATCTTGTgtttaatgatgatattttgaCATGGGGCAATGTTACTAGAGCTTTTggagttgaagaagaaagattCAACTTCAGATCAAGAATGGGACCATTAGGACAAGCTACAGGTTCAAGTTCTAGTTCACATCATGCTCCTCATGATGGAGATGAAGAGGATGAGGAAAATGATGAGGGCTACAAATCTTGTGATGAAAATGATGATGGTCCCTTGcttgatgaggatgatgatgattatgtagATTAGGATTTCATTGCCTATTTGCATTGATTTTGTTAGGCAAAGATATTTTGTTAGGCAAAGATAACATTACTTAACATTCTAGTACTTTTTAGCCTTTGCCTTTTTGGTTCTATACTTCTATTTTGATTCAACCATGTTTTGTAATTATGACCATCAAAAATCATGGTTGCATATATTTTGTAAAGCACAATAGAATTATGTAAAtgtcatataaattatataaaatgttttattgtaatttatatgattaattGATCACTTGATTGTTGTATTgatcattaataatttttttttttaatttattaaattttttttttaaatgtgcgCTTCACATCGATCAGGCGCGCGCTTGCGCTTTGCGCTTTGCGCCTAGGCTCTAGGAGGCCTTTGCGCTTAAGTGCGCTCAGCGCTTTTAACAACATTGGTCATGACTAAAAATCTCCATGACAAATATTCTCATCTTTAAAATGAGTTCCCTCCTAAACGGCACACATTTAGGGGTATGCTTAACAATTTAGTTTCatacatcaatattttatattactGTCTAAATGGACATATTCAAAAAGTCTATTTGCatgtagtaaaataaaaattaaagtatcCAATTACGTAGGAAAAAGATATGAAGTAATCAAgctagttttgtattttttttttttttttttttaatttataaagagAGTGTGTAGGTAAAGATATAACTTTTGTGTCATAATTTTTAAGTAATTGTGATGGAGAAAATGTGATGAATTCACATAAAAATGATTATCCACCGCTCCATCAAGTTGTGCTATAGTTGAAtaacttttttcctaaaatggtatttcatatttatattacaaataaaaataaataaataaagctctTAACTTTTAAAATGTTACTTTAGTATGATTGAAGCCAccttaaaaatgaataaataaagtaattaacAAATGGACAAAAATGATAAGTGTAATTGAAGACCAAACAGACAAGTTTGACCAAGTCATTCATTCTAGCTAGCTGTCTTGGCTAAGTAACACATGTATCAAATCCCACAGAAACATGACCTTCCCAGAAATTTAATcgaataaaaaactatttgcTCATGAAATGCCTGTTACCAACTAGCTGCAGAAACTATAATAAAACAAGGCAGTCTAAGCAAAATCAGTAACGCGTTTGTGCTCTGTATAACGTTAGCACCATATATAGTGATACTTttctcattcataaaaaaataaaataaaaatagtgatACTTTTCTCTCCCTTGGCCTCCATCCTTCATTTGAATTCTAATCTGAATGggttcttttaaattttagatgagGTTTAGACTTTCTTatcttttaccttttcattttcaaaGATATCAACTGGCAATGATGATCATGTCTGAAAAAGCTACTTGAGAAATTCTCATGTAGGGTccccaaataacaaaaaacaaacaaataataaataatttttttcattctgaAGGGAAAATACAAGTTGGGATTTGTCTGTATAAAATGAGTTCCTTGCttaatttctaaataaaaaagaaggggtTACAATTGAGAAACCAATAATGATTGAGAGGTCTCAAAAGTATTAGGGACCTCACAACGCTTCCTCTAGTGATTTGGTTATAACCAAAACTAAATCCCACCAAGATCTTAAGATAGCATTCGGTAATGGGTGTCGAATAATTGTTGGTAAATCAAACTCGTTGCTCTCTAGGACTTGAATGAACCTTTAAACTTTTGTTATACTAGACCACTTCTAATGGTCGTCCATGGCGATATAGTTGGAAATTTAGTTTCATCATCAATACTAATACCTAAATTGATcgatttaatgaatttatttgCATATGGTAAAAAATTTAGTATGATAGTACCTCAATGAATTTATTTGTATATAGTAAAGAATTTAACGTATTAGATCCCATTTAAGATGACCCTTAGCACAAATTAACCATAAAGTTatcttcaaaaaagaaaattcatgcACAAAGGCATAATGACaagctgcaaaaaaaaaaacaaaaaaacaaaaaaaacaaaaacaaaaacaaaaacaaaaacaaaaaacaaaacaaaacaactagTAGGTTGGTTCAAACACTCAACATTTCTTTCACCTTCCAGTCAAAAAACAAACCGTTTCTATCACCTTGCTTCATAATGTGGCTTTTTCCCCCATTTGACGAGCACACACGGGATCATAGCACAATCCAAGTAAATTAAATTCACCAAGCAGCCTATGACTGGTCATCTTTGCTTCGAGTAGAAGGTAATCTTTAGATAAATATTCATCTAAAAACAATCTTCATTTAGAAAAAAAAGGCAATGGCCAATTCTCGATTGTGTTAAAAAGAAACCTTAGGAGAATATAACTATAACATATTTGCATCCCAAACCCAATAGGTTGCAGGGACTAATACCACAAAGAGATAAGATTCACGAAGTTCCTTcgagtaaaaagtaaaattttgatttgaaatattcttgaaatgaaattcTTCAATTGGAATAACTATGCAAGTAACTAAATCTACGTTGAGTTGGAAAGAAACCa contains these protein-coding regions:
- the LOC126720011 gene encoding uncharacterized protein LOC126720011 — its product is MSDGWKDKSHRSLINFLVNCSKGSMFIECIDASSYMKTGERMFQLLDNMVEKIGEDKVVQVITDNDSSYVMAGRLLEAKRPHLYWTPCAAHCLDLMLEDIAKLPTIMRTIKRAIELTGYIYNRTGLINMMRQFTGQRNLLRPAKTRFATSFLTLSSIHKQKESLRKMFTSEDWTRSKWAKELTGKRVAQTILMATFWNTVVYSLKVSGPIVRVLRLVDGEKRPAMGYIYEAMDRVKEAIEKSFNGREERYKEIFEIIDRRWDCQLHRPLHAAGYFLNPEFFYDNRSEIERDEEVMAGLYKCIQRLVPNINQQDKILEELTSYKREEGLFGLEMAKRQRKKKAPADWWSAYGASTPSLQQFAVKVLSLTCSSSGCERNWSMFEHVHSKKRNRLAQSRMNDLVYIKYNRALKRRYNLRDTIDPISLKDVDDSNEWLIGRVEEDEVEEFAEDDLVFNDDILTWGNVTRAFGVEEERFNFRSRMGPLGQATGSSSSSHHAPHDGDEEDEENDEGYKSCDENDDGPLLDEDDDDYVD